CACCGCCTGCAAAGCCAGATGCGTTGGCTTAACCAGCTCCAGCAGCTCGCTTACCACGCGGTTTAAACGGTCGGCTTCTTTCGCCATCACCTGCGCCAATTGATGTGCTTCTCCTCCTGCTGGTGCGCGTTCGGCAAAATATTTCGCCAGCCCTTTAATCGAGGAAAGCGGGTTACGGATTTCATGGGCGACGCCTGCGGCCAGATGTCCCAGCGCCACCAGCTTCTCTTTGCGCTTCATTTCATCCTGTAACAGCTGGCGCGAGCGAAGATAGCGGCGATACCAGAAGAATGACAACACGCTTGCCAGCAAGACCGTCGCCAGGGCGAAGAGGATAATCAGGGTGTTTCTCTGCTCACGCTCTTCGGCACTCACAATGTTACTGGCGTCGAAAGCGATAAAAATTGCTTGTGGTGTCGCGGCATACTGCTGCATATGGCGCATCCGGTGCATTCCAGCAGCAAACATCGGTTGAAACTGGCGATAAATTTCCAGAACAGGCTCGCCGTCTGCGCTATCGATCCGCCGCCACGCTTCTTCGTCTCCCGGATGTAACTGCTGCATTTCCTGCGGGGAATAAAGCTGTTTTCCCACCATGCCGGAGTTGCTATGCATCACGATTGTTCCTTGTTCATCCGTGACCGCAAACCAACGCACTCCTGGCTGCCCAGCCATTTCTTCCAGTAAAGCCTGCTGCTGCGCATGATGCATGCGCATCCCCATACTGACGCGCGAGCCGGATTCGAGAGCGCGGATAAGTACACTGCCTTTTTCCAGCAGAGTTTGTCTGGCGGCGGCAGTCTCGCGCCCATAATCGTGAATCACGGTCACCGCAAACAACCCCACCAGTCCAACAATGACTACGGGAAGGATCGCGCTTAACCATTTTGCTAAGGCATCTTTTGATCGCTGCATAAAACGCATCTTCTTCTTTGCCTGTTCATCCCTTTTTGACAGCAGAAATCATGCCATCTTTTATTAGCACTTACCCTGCGCTTTAACACAAAGGCTTAAGTTTCAATGAGTAAAAATGACTCGCTACACACAGCAGGCGAGTCATTTTTACTCGTTTATCATGTCATATTGCCCGTCATATCAGCGTTTCGCCGTTGGCACGAAAGATGCAATACCCGAAGTAAGACAACCACTGGAGGATTAACCATGAAACGGAACACGAAAATTGCCCTGGTGATGATGGCGCTTTCAGCAATGGCGGTGGGATCGACATCTGCATTTGCTCACGGCGGACACGGTATGTGGCAGCAAAATGCCGCGCCTTTGACCAGCGAACAACAGACAGCGTGGCAGAAAATCCATAATGACTTTTACGCTCAAAGCAGCGCACTGCAACAGCAACTGGTGACGAAGCGTTATGAATACAATGCCCTGTTAGCCGCGAACCCACCGGATAGCAGCAAAATTAACGCGGTCGCCAAAGAGATGGAGAATTTGCGTCAGTCGTTAGATGAGTTACGGGTGAAACGAGATATTGCGATGGCTGAAGCGGGTATTCCGCGCGGTACCGGAATGGGTTACGGCGGCTGCGGTGGTGGCGGTCATATGGGTATGGGCCACTGGTAAATCAGAACGTTTTCTCATTGGGTTGCCAGCGACAGAAATCAGAGTTTGCCACTAACAGTAATTGCGAACCTTCGGGCGCTTCCAGCCATGCCACGCTGACATCAACAGAAGAGCGGCTCTGGCGGCGCTCGATATGCGCTATCGCCTGCGAATCTAAATCAGGTTTAATGGTTTGCCCTTCGCAGGTGGTCACGGTCTGTTCCATCGCATGCCAGCGCCCCTGGCGCAGCACGACTCTCCCCTGACGTAAGGCATCGCTAATCTGGCGGATCTGGTCAGCTCGATAACGGTATAAATCGATTTGGTCGTTAGAAAGCTGCTGCTTTTCCCCATCGGATTCACGTTGCATAAAGCTCAGATCGCCGCGATCGTCAAAACGCGCGCGAATGTTCACCGGCGGTTTGCTGTAAACATTGATATTGATGAGCGTGAGGTTATCGCCCTGCCAGCGATACTCTCGCGTCGTGGTATCGCCACTGCGCCACGGGCTAAACACGGCAAGCAGATGCACATTATCGCCGCTGTCTTTTCGCCAGATACGTACCGCGCCCTGATCTTCAGCAAATCCACTGGCGGTAAAGGGAGGAAGTGAAGAGTTGTGACTACAGGCAGTTAGAAACAGAGCGCCCGCCAGCATCAATGATCGACGCCAGAAAGACAAAAGGGGTGAAACCACCCCTTCGTTAAAACTGTTCACTGCCACGCAATCTTACTTAACTGCGTCTTTCAGTGCCTTGCCAGAAACAAATGCCGGCACGTTAGCTGCGGCAATTTTGATTTCTTTACCGGTCTGCGGGTTGCGGCCAGTACGCTCAGCGCGGTGGTTCACTTTGAAGGTACCGAAACCAACCAGTTGTACAGCATCGCCTTCTTTCAGAGACTCAGTAATTGCAGCCAGAGTGGACTCCAGAGCAGCTTTAGCCTGGGTTTTGGACAGTTCTGCTTTCTCTGCAATTACATCAATCAGTTGAGTCTTGTTCATAAGTTATCCTTACAATGTGTTTATCGCTTGCTAAGCATCGAGTGCGACGGAAATGCCAGAATAGCACTCTCCTGCATACACGCACCGATAGCCACTTTTTTTCGCCCCCCAAATGTAGACCAGACGGGGGGCGAAAGGGAAGACTCCAGGTATGACAAAT
The nucleotide sequence above comes from Escherichia coli. Encoded proteins:
- the zraS gene encoding two-component system sensor histidine kinase ZraS; the protein is MRFMQRSKDALAKWLSAILPVVIVGLVGLFAVTVIHDYGRETAAARQTLLEKGSVLIRALESGSRVSMGMRMHHAQQQALLEEMAGQPGVRWFAVTDEQGTIVMHSNSGMVGKQLYSPQEMQQLHPGDEEAWRRIDSADGEPVLEIYRQFQPMFAAGMHRMRHMQQYAATPQAIFIAFDASNIVSAEEREQRNTLIILFALATVLLASVLSFFWYRRYLRSRQLLQDEMKRKEKLVALGHLAAGVAHEIRNPLSSIKGLAKYFAERAPAGGEAHQLAQVMAKEADRLNRVVSELLELVKPTHLALQAVDLNTLINHSLQLVSQDANSREIQLRFTANDALPEIQADPDRLTQVLLNLYLNAIQAIGQHGVISVTANESSAGVKISVTDSGKGIAADQLEAIFTPYFTTKAEGTGLGLAVVHNIVEQHGGTIQVVSQEGKGATFTLWLPVNITRKDPQG
- the hupA gene encoding nucleoid-associated protein HU-alpha, with protein sequence MNKTQLIDVIAEKAELSKTQAKAALESTLAAITESLKEGDAVQLVGFGTFKVNHRAERTGRNPQTGKEIKIAAANVPAFVSGKALKDAVK
- the zraP gene encoding zinc resistance sensor/chaperone ZraP gives rise to the protein MKRNTKIALVMMALSAMAVGSTSAFAHGGHGMWQQNAAPLTSEQQTAWQKIHNDFYAQSSALQQQLVTKRYEYNALLAANPPDSSKINAVAKEMENLRQSLDELRVKRDIAMAEAGIPRGTGMGYGGCGGGGHMGMGHW
- the yjaH gene encoding DUF1481 domain-containing protein; the encoded protein is MNSFNEGVVSPLLSFWRRSLMLAGALFLTACSHNSSLPPFTASGFAEDQGAVRIWRKDSGDNVHLLAVFSPWRSGDTTTREYRWQGDNLTLININVYSKPPVNIRARFDDRGDLSFMQRESDGEKQQLSNDQIDLYRYRADQIRQISDALRQGRVVLRQGRWHAMEQTVTTCEGQTIKPDLDSQAIAHIERRQSRSSVDVSVAWLEAPEGSQLLLVANSDFCRWQPNEKTF